CCAGAAGAGTGGTGATTGTGTGGCAGACCCGAATGCCATGATTCGCAAGCTTGTTCCGGAACAGGACAACCGTAAGACTTCAGACAAGTTCTTCCTGAATCTCGCTTTCCGCTTGCCGTTCTTCGACAGCAATAAGGATGCGTCGCTCCGCGAACAGGTCGAAAAGCTTGATGCTGAAAGCAAGTACTTGGACGAAGTCCGCGAAGTGAACCAGAAGGTCGCCCGCCTCACCGAAGAAGTCCTTACGCTTATCGACCAGTGGAAGGTCTTGAAGGACTATGCCGAACAAGTGAACGCCAGTGGCTTTATGGAACAGTTTGCGCACAAGGCTGGTTCCGACCCGCTCCTGCTCCTCCGCGCCCGCGAAAGCGCTCTCGAAAGCGACTTGAAGGCTGCAAAACTTGAATACGATATCTTCGTTCGATATTTGGCTTTGCTGGATTACTCCGGCGCGCTTGCCCGTGAGGATGTCGTGAACCATCTTCGTGAAGGAATCAGGTAGTTTATGGCTGAAGCCCGTGGATTTAGTCTTCTTGAACGCTTCGAACTGAAGTACCATATCCCCGTCGAATGGGCGGACCGGATTGGTGCGTTCTTGGCGCCGTACTGCGAAGAAGACTACTATTCCAAGATTACTCCGGGTGGATTCTACTGGATTACGAACCTTTACCTGGACTCTCCGACGTGGACGTTCCTTGGCTGGAAAAAGAAACAGCTCCTGGACCGTTTCAACATGCGTATCCGCACGTATGGCGAACACCCGGCCCAAGATGGTACGTTCCACTTCGAGTGCAAACGCAAGATTCGCAACATCTGCTACAAGAGCCGTGCGACGATCAAGGGAATCAACCCTGGTGAAGTCTGGCACATGAAGCCCGAAGAATGGCCATGCAAGGGCGAAAAAGACCGCATGTACCTCAAGGACTTTTTGTACAAGACGGAACTCCATAACGCCCATCCGCGACTCCTCACGCAGTACAAACGCCGCGCCTGGTTCGGGCTCCGTGAAGAGTATTCCCGCGTGACGATTGACACGGGCATGCGCTTCCGCGAAGAGAACGGCTTTGACTATACCGTGGATCCGCACTACATGCACTCCACGGGACTCCCGCGATTCTTCCAGCCGGGTGCCGATGCTGTGCTCGAACTCAAGTGCCCGGCCGCACAGATGCCGTACTGGATGTTCGACTTGATTCGTGCATTGAATTTAAAGCATGGAGCATTTTCCAAGTTCGGAAATGCCGCTGCGGAATGGAAAAGGGTTTACGAAAATCCGCGTCGATTCAAGAGTCCGTACTGGACTTCTCTCGCCGGAAATTTCTAACATAGGTTTAAACAATTAAATAAGGAAGGCGCTCATGAATACTAAAAAATGGCTTGCCGTTGGCACTTGTGCTTCTATGCTCGGCATGTTTTCAGCCTGCTCCGATGAAAAAAAGAATCCCGTCATTCCGGATGATCCGGAATCGAGCAGCTCTGCGGAAGTAGTTCCGAATAGCAGTGGCGAAGTCAATCCGAATTCTTCTTCGGTAACAACGGCTTCTTCGTCGTCTGTAACAAATTTGATGTCTTCCAGTTCGAATCCCGAGGATACTATCCTGGATTCGAATGCTACCTATATGGGCGTTTCCGAAATCATGTACAATGCGCCAGGTGGCTCTGTATTGGAGTGGGTTGAAGTCTACATCAAGAACGGCCCGGATCTGACCAACATGCAGTTGAGCAATGTTCGTCTGGATGGTGCCGTCTCGTTCGCTTTCCCGGCTGAATCTTTGAAGAAAGACGAATATGTTATCGTCACTAATGATGTGGCTTTGTTCAAGCAGACTTATCCGAGCTTGCCTGCCGGCTGCCGCGTGTTTGGCCCGTGGGGTAAGGATCCCAAGACCAACGCCGTTGCAAAACTTGTGAACGAAGGTGATGTCGTTGATGTCAAGGTTAGGGGCGAAGGTGACGTGAGCGCTGCCTTTAGTAGTAATCCGCCTTGGCCAAGCCTTGCAGATGGCAAGGGTCGTACGCTTGTCTATAAAGGCTCGGGCAACGAAGCTGATCCGACTTCCTGGGGCGCAAGCGCTGTTGAAAACGGTAATCCGTGTGTCGGTGGTGACAAGGTTATCGATGGTTCGACCGTTCGCCTGAATGAAATCAAGCCGTATGACATTAATGCTACAGAAAATAAGGACGGCTGGATAGAACTTTACAACATTGGCTCTGCTCCTGTCGATGTTGCCGGTTGGGAACTTGAATCCAAGCTGAAAGGCAAGAAGTGGACAATCGGTGGTGCAAATACGGTTGTTCCTGCCAATGGCTACTTGCTCCTCGAAGCGAGTGCGACCGTGTTTGGCGAAGGTCTTTTCCTGAGCGACAATGGCGATGACATTTATCTGTACGAAGCCGCAGCCGGTGTCCGCACGGGTAAGGAATCGAGCTTGCTAATTTCTGCGGGTAAGCAGTCTAGCGGTGTTGTTGAAGTTGCTGGCTCTGTTGCTCAGGGCGCTATGGCCACTGAAACGCCGGGTGCTGCAAACTCCGCACTCAAGGCTGGCCCGATTTTCATCAGCGAAATTCATTATCACGAAAATGAACAGGACCTCAAGGATCTGGAATTCCTGGAACTTGTGAACAAGGGTGCTACTGACGTTGCCTTGGTTGAAAGCGTCAATAATACTCCGCAGGGCTGGAAGATTGAAGGCATCAATATGGAATTTGTTTCGGGCGATGTCATTCCTGCCGGTGGCAAGATGGTCCTGTTCGATGATTCCCTGAAGGCTTATGAAGCACAGCTTCGCGATCGTTATTCCATCGATGCTGCTGTTCCTATTCGCTTCTATGCGGGTAAGCTCTCGAACCGCGGTGAAACGGTCGCTGTCAAGAAACCGTATTCTTACGTGACGAAATCCGATGGTACAAAGCAGTGGTATTATGAACTTTCCGATGCGACACTTTATAGTGACCGCTGGCCGAACATGTATGCTGCCGATGGTAAGGGCATGAGCCTCAACCGCAAGGACTTCACCACGATGGGCTACGGTTATACTGCTTGGGAAGTTAAAGCTCCGACTCCGGGCAAATAAACTAGACTGAAAAGTCCCGAAAACGGCCTTTTTTGAATTTTAAGCCAAAAGTTCCGACATTTTGTCGGAACTTTTTTTATTACTTGAGTGGATTGCGCCGTTTTGGAATTGCTGCTGTTGACGTCTTTTTGTATTATTATTGTAGTTATGAAACGGTACTTTGCTTTTATTCTCAGTGGTTGCGTGGCTGCTAATGCGACAGCTCTTTCTTTGCAGGATGCGCTGGACATGGCCATGGCTAATAATTCAAAAATTAAGGCAGAAAAGGCTAAAGTGGATATTGCTGAAAGCGGCAAGGACGAAGCTTTTGCCCGTTTCCTTCCAACGGTGAGTCTGTCTGCAGGCATCACTAAAATCGACGATCCCATCAATATCGATCTTGGGCGCATCCAGCAGCCTCTAACTGATATTGCGGGGGCCGCTGCCTACTCGAAGGCTTATCTGGCAACGTACAACGGCGCCTATGCCAAAGCCTACCAGGAAGCCTTGACTCAGGCTAAGAGCGCGGGACTGGATGACAAAACCGCAAAAGCCGCTGTGGATGCCAAGGCCGCTGAAATCTGGAAAGGCGTTGTCAACAGCAAGGACGCTAATGACGCTGCCATGCAGATGGCGGAGAGCAAAGAGAAGGAATCTTCGGATAAAATCAAGAACTCCGATTTCAACATGAAAGTGCAGGACGACTGGTTCTTTAATGCCCGTCTCACTGTTGTGTGGCCGATCTTTACCGGTCTCAAGATTTATTCCGCTTACGATGCCGCCAAGGAAAATGTGAACGCGCGCAAGGCCGAATTCGAAATGGCGCAGAATACGGTCCTCATGGATGTCGCGACCAAGTACTTTACGCTCCGCCTGTGCGAAGAGCTTGTTGTGATGCGCGAATCGACCAAGAGAGACCTTGCGGAACATCTCGAACGCTCCAAGAAGCTTGAAGAAGGTGGCCAGATCAGCAAGACCGAGCGCCTCCGCGCCGAAGTGGCCCTTGCCGAAGCCGAGAACGCTTATGAAGATGCTCTCCGTGACCAGTCCTTGGCCCGCATGGCTCTTGCAAGCCTCTTGCATACGGATACAAGCCTCACGGCGACGACCCCGGTGGAAGCACCTGAAGGGGTTCGACCGATGGAAGAATTCAAGCAGCTGGCTATAGAACATCATCCGGGACTCCGTCAATTGCGCATCGAGCGCAAGCGCAACCAGAATGCCATTAGCGCTGCCCGTGCCGACTATTTCCCGACAATCGCTCTGTTTGGCTACAAGGAACTTTATACTAAGGATTTGACGCTTCTCGAACCGGAATGGGCGGTTGGCGCCAAGTTGCAGTGGGATATTTTCAAGGGTGGCGACACCCGTGCAAAGGTAAGCTCTGCAAAGGCCATGGACCGTTCCTTGGGGAGCCTCGAAGAAGAGACTATTGACAACTTGAAGCTCCTTGTTGAAAAGCGCTGGCGCGAACTGGAACACGCAAAGGGAAGGCTTTCGAGCCTTGTCAAAACGCGTGAGCTTGCAGTTGAAGCTTTGCGTAGCCAGAACAAGGCGTACGAAGCAGGTCTTGCGACTGGTCTAGAAGTGGTGGATGCTGAACTCGCACTTTCCCGCTTGCAGGTCGCTGACATCAAGGCTCATTACGATGCCGTTATTGCTTGGCTTGGACTCCTTGAAGCCGCCGGCGAAGTTTCCACCGCAGGGAATGTCCTTGTGTCCAAGCAGCTTGTTGTTGAAAAACCTGTCGCTGCTTCGACAAGCTCAGCAACCGAGTCCGCGGAATCCGCGACAGACGCTCGTCTTTCTGAGCAGGGCGAAGGATCTAGTGAAGCGTCTGATGCAACTCGTCATCCTGAGCAGGGCGATATACGAGACTTGGGGCTTCAGCCCCTTAGTGGAGTTAGGTTCGAAGGAGCAGGATCCAGTGAAGTCTCGGCTGAACAGAATTTAGAAACGGAGAATAAATAATGAACGCATTAAAGATGATTGGAAAAGTTGTTGTAGTACTTGCCTTGATAGTGCTTGTCATTATGGGCATCTCCCAGCTTCAACAGTTTGCAACGCAGCCGCGAGAACAGTTCTTGCAGGGCCAGATGGAAGCAAGGCGTGTTCTTGTGGCCGGAAAGGTGCCTGGGCGTATTGAACGCTTGTATGTGCACGAAGGCGATGTAGTCTACAAGGACTCCTTGATTGCCGTGATCAGCAGTCCTGAAATTGAGGCCAAGAAAATGCAGGCCCGTGGTGCCCTTGGGGCTGCAAAGGCCCAGGCAAGCAAAGCCCGTAATGGTGCCCGTAGCGAAGATATTGCAGCCCTTAAGGCTATGGCCGATCGCGCACAGGAAGCCGCAACGCTTGCCAAGAACACTTACAACCGTGTGCAGAAGCTTTACAACGAAGGCGTTCTTCCGCTCCAAAAGCGCGATGAAGCCGAAACGCAGATGAAGGCTTCACAGTCCGCAGCTGATGCGGCTCGCGCTCAGTACAACCAGGCTGTTGCTGGTGCCCGCAGCGAAGACAAGGCAGCTGCAAACGCTCTCGTGATGCAGGCCAAGGGTGCCAACGCCGAAGTCGATGCCTACCTTGAAGAAACCAAGATCCGTACGCCGATCACGGGTGAAGTTTCTCTCAAGCTTGCCGAAGAAGGCGAAGTCGTTGGCTCTGGCATGCCGATCATCGCTGTGACGGACTTGAGCGATTCCTGGGCTGTGTTCCACCTTCGCGAAGATTATCTCAAGAATGTCTACAAAGGTAAAAAGTTCAAACTTCATATCCCGGCACTAGACAGGGATGCTGAAATGACCGTAAGCTACATTGCTTCTGTTGGCGACTATGCGACATGGCGTAGCTCTAAGGAAAGCTCTGGCTTCGATCTTAAGACTTTCGAAGTTCGCATGCGCCCGGTAGAAAAAGTTCCTAATCTCCGTCCGGGCATGAGCGTCCTGTTCCCTGTCGAAGCGTTCAAGTAATACTCGGATAGAGGTTTGTTGTCGTGCTGAAAGGTCTTTTAAGGACAATCGGGAAAGTTTACTTTGGCCACAAAATTGTTTTGTGGATGATTCTTACTGTGCTCCCCGTAGGCGTCTCCGTTTTTATGCTGGAGATGTTCTCGTCCGAAATTGTACAGCATGTACCGATAGGTGTGCTAAAGCAAGATAAAAGCTTACTTGCGGATCGTCTTGAAAGGGCGCTTGAAGCTAGCCCTGTACTTGACATAAAAATGAATTGCCATGACATGAATGAGTGCGAACATGCTGTCATACGTGGCGATTTGCAGACTTTTATCATAATCCCGACCGAACTTGAACGTCGTGCTTTGCGCCTTGAAGCTCCTGTAATTCCGGTTTATTCTAGTGGCCAGAACTACCTTACGAACATGTTTGCTACAAAGGAAATTCGAGCGGTCATTACGGATGTGGGTGCAAAACTTTATACAGCATCTTTTGAAGATCCGATTAAGACCGAAATTCATTCTGTAGGGAACATCGAAGGCAATTATCAGGGATTCTTGGCACTTGGGCTTGTTTCTGCAATGTTTCACCTGGCCGCGATGCTTGTGGCCGTTTATGTGGGGTCGTTCCCGCTTCGCGATCGCCGCGTAAGAGAGCTTTATCACAGTGCGGAAGAATCTTGGGTGACTCTGGGGACGGCCCTGTTTATTCCGATGATTGTAATACTTTGGCTTGAATACATGGGCTGCTATGCTTATACGCACCGTATGCTTATGCCGATGGGCTTTAATGAATTTGTCCTGGTTTCTGTAGCCCAGCTTTTGATGGTGGTTTGCTGTGTCGGTGCCGGCATGACATTTGTGGGTGTGACTGGCGTGATGCGTATTGCAACAGGTGTTGCCGGCGTGATCGGCGGCCCTGCCTTTGCTTTTGCCGGTCAGACGTTCCCCGTGATGGCGATGCCGTTTGCCGTGCGTTGCTTTGCGTTTGTGCTCCCGCTGACGCATGTGCTTCGTGTGCAGTCCATGATGCTTCTTGGGGATGTCGGCATGGCTGAATCCTGGGAAGTAATTAAGCTTATGGGAGGGATGGCGATATTTTGGGCGCTTCTTGGATGCTTCACGATTTCATATCGCTGGAAATACCGATTGGAGCATGCTTCTATGTTGCCCGTGATTGTTGATGAAACTCCCATTGACGTTGAACGTGCTTTACAGGAAGCTCGTAAGCAGTATCAGGAGGCGAAAAAATGATTAGTCGTCTTTTGAAAGTGACATTGACTGAATGGAAGCTGTTTGTAACGGATCCAGCTGCGGTGCTGTTGCTTGTGGTTGCGGGAATCCTTTATGCTTTCTACTATCCGACCGCGTATGTGAACCAGACTGTTTCCCGTGTGCCTGTTGCCATTGTGGACTTGGATCATTCTGCAAAGTCCCGTGAACTTACAAGAATGGCCTCGGCAACGCAGCAGGTCGAAGTTAAGGCTGTCTATAATGACATTCTTGAAGCTGAAACAGCGATGGCTCGTGAAGATGTTTTCGGGTTTATGGTCATTCCCGAGAATATGGAAAAGGATTTGTTGAAAAAGAAGCCGACGACCATAAACATCTTTACGCATGGCGCCTATGTGATGTTGCATGGAACTATTGGAACGGCTTTTTCAACATGCGCTTTGACAGTTGGTGCTGTAAGCAAGGTCAAGGCAATTGCGCTCAGTAAGCACGTGCCTTCGGCGAAGGCTATGGCCATGCGCGACCCAATTCCGATATCGGTCCAGACGTTGTTTAATAATACAGGTAGCTATTCTAATTACGTTGTTCCGAGCGTACTTGTGATCATTTTGCAGCAGTCCCTGATTATCGGTATTTGCATTATGGGTGGCGCCCGTGGGCATCGCAGATTCCGCAAGAACAACCGTTACTCGGCTGTAGAAAATGAGAGCATGCCTTATCGCTACTTAGGGCGTTCTCTTGCGTATTTCTTGCATTATTGCTGCTTCATTTTGTTCTATCATTGCTTTATTTACAATCTTTTTGATTTCCCGCGTCGTGGAGAACTTTTGCCGATGACCGTATTTGCAGTCGTATTCCTTGCGTCGGTTATCAACTTTGGCATGTGCCTCTCGCAGGTCTTTTTGCATCGTGAATCAAGCATGCAGCTGTTTCTCAATCTTTCGATTCCGATACTTTTCCTTGCGAACTTCAGCTGGCCGAGTTATTTGATGCCTGGCTGGATGGTGTGGCTTTCGTATGTCCTCCCGAGTACGTTTGCTGTGCCGGCGTGGCTCTCGATTGAACAGATGGGTGGCGACATTTACGATGTAGCGCCAAAGCTATACTTGCTTGCTCTTCAGGCTGTTATTTACCTAGTGCTTGGAATGATTCTCACGCATTTCCGTGACCGGACTCATTTTAAGACTGGTGATATGTAAAAATCGGCGATAACAAGCATGAAAAGAGTGACGAAGTCACAGACGCTTTCGTCATTCTTTTTGTAAATTGAATAATGAAAAATGAGGCCAATGGTCATTAGTCCATAGTCATTAGAATTAATGATTTATAACCAATAACTATTGACCAGTAACTAATTACTAATAACCACTGACTAACAACTAATAACTATTATGATGTTCGATCCTTTATACATGATGATTCTCGTGGTGACGCTCGTGCTTTCGGGCGCCGTTTCCCTGTTGGTCAAGACGCGTTTTGCCGCTGGCCAAAAAGTTGCGATTTCTAGCGGCCTCACCGGTGCCGATGTCGCCAAGGCGATCCTTATGGAAGCGGGCATTACCGATGTGAAAATCCTTAAGCACCAGGGGTTCCTTTCGGACCATTACAATCCGCTGAACAAGACGCTCAACTTGTCACCCGAAGTCTATTCTGGCCGTAATGCGAGTGCCGCAGGCGTTGCCGCTCACGAAGTCGGTCACGCCATCCAGCATGCTGAAGGCTATTTCCCGCTGTGGTTGCGTTCTGCCATTGTGCCTGCCGCAAATATCGGTTCTAATCTTGGACCGTGGCTTGTGATTATCGGCATTATGCTGATGGGCATGGGCAAGGCTCTTGGACACTCTCTCGCGGTTGTTGGCGTAGTGCTCTTTGCACTTGCGACGCTCTTTACGCTTGTGACCGTGCCTGTAGAATTTGACGCTTCTGCCCGTGCCAAGAAGGCTCTTGCACGCATGGAAGTTGTAGCCGCAGGTCGCGAATACAATACCGTCTCGGGTGTGCTTTTTGCCGCAGGCCTTACGTATGTCGCGGCTGCAATTTCTTCTATTTTGCAGTTGCTCTACTGGGCGTACCGCGCGGGGCTTCTCGGCGGCCGCAACGACGATTAACGGTCAATTTGTCATTCCGGACTCTAATCTCTTTGACTACTTGCTGTTTTGCTGCTTAGTAGTCATGATCCGCGAATGGGGACAGAATCTCCTTTAAGCCTCGCTTCGGTGGGGCTTTTTTTCTTTTTTGCCGAAAAAGTGATATCTTTATAAAGAGAGGACTTTTTTCTGGGGAGCAATAAAGTATGACTGAAGAAGTTGAAAAAATCAATTTGGATGATTATGTCGCGACGGGGGAGGGGGCAACGGCAATTTCGTACACGCACAAGACTCGCGATACGATTGCGAAACTTTACCATCCCGGATTCGAAGCGGACCGTGCTAAAGCGGATTTCTTGACGTCATGTACTGTTTTTGAATTGGGTATTCCTACTCCAAAGCCAATCCGCTTGGTGACGGATGGTGAACGTTATGGTGCTGAATATGAGCTTATCAGGAATAAACGTTCGTTTTCGAGAATCATTTCACAGGAACCAGAGCGGCTACAGGAACTTTCTTTGACGTTTGCCGAGATGGCGAGGAAACTGCATTCGACGAAAGCGGATACGACGAAGCTTGTGTCTGCAAAGGAAAAATTCCGTCGCTTTTATCTTGAAAAGGATTTGGTTCCTGACTTCTACAAACAAAAGGCTCTGGAGTTTATCGAAAAAGTTCCCGATACACCAAATTGCGTTCATGGAGACTTGCAAATCAGCAATGTCATTACCGATGGAAAACGTACGCTTTGGATTGATATGGGCGATTTCTGCTATGGTGAACCAGGCTGGGATTTGGGAATGCTATGGAGCATGACGAATAAAATGGATGAGCAAAAGGCGGATCTTGTTTTTCATATGAAGCAAGAAGAGCTTAAGGCTCATTGGAATATATTCTTCCCTGCTTATTTGGGAACGACTGATCCGCAGAAAATATCCGAAGCCACGAAACGGATTTTGCCGTTCGCCGCCGTCAAGATTCCCTATATGTATGACATAGCAAAACATTTCCGGTTGCCGGATAAAGCATTTCCGTATCTTGCGAAATTGTTTGGATAAAGTTATGTCTTTTTGCATATAATTTGTATCAAAATGCGCAACTAGTTAACAATAGTTTCTATTTTATATAAATAGAACGGAGTTGCGCAATGGGATTCGAATTTGGTGTGCTGAAACGGGAAGAGCTAAAAGAGGCTGTGGAACTTTCTTTTAGAGCCTATGAATACTATGAGTACTTTTTAAATTTTTTCCCAGATCTGGAAATGAGGCGCAAGGTGATACGTTCTGTTCTGTACGGAACGTGGCAAACGATTTTGCAAAAGTCCCATTTCTTGATCGCTAAAGTCGATGGGAAAGTTGTGGGCTTGGCCGTGCTTGAAGATCCGTGCTACAGGAGACCATCGGATTTGCAGTTCCTGCTTCATGGCTGGTGGAAAGTCTTTTTTAACGCTGGAATAAAGCGCGTAAAAAACTGGATTGATATGGATGAATCTGCCGGGAAACCTTGTCACGATTATCAGCACAGTGGCGAAAATATTTGGTATTGTAGTTCACTGACGGTGGACCCGCCATTTCAGGGCAAGGGCGTTGGTACACATCTTGTTGCTTTTATGGAAGAATACATTCGTGAACACGGAGGTAAGCAGCTGACGTTGTTCACAAATTCAGAGAAAAATCTTGCGTTTTATAAGAATCGCAAATTTGAAGTTTTTGATGAATGCGACATCGCAGTCCGAGATGGATTGAAAATGAGAAGCTGGAGCGTGAAGAAAACGCTTTAGTCTGTCATGAAAAATTAATCTTTACCGGCTCCGTAGACAACGGGGCCTTCATCGTCATCATCATCGTCGCCGTGCTCGGCGAGGTAAGCCTGGTATTCTTCGTCTGTCATTCCGCCTTCTTCATCTTCGGGCATGAAGGATTTGCGCTCGGACTTTTTCGCAGGCTTGTTTTCTGTTTGCTTTTCCAGATTCGCCGGAGATGTTGCGGGCTTTTCGGGAACTGCCGCGGACTTTGATTCTTCTTTGCGGCTGGCGCGGGCGCTGCGGTTCAGGTAGGCGATGTATTCCTCGTCCGTCATTTCGTTGCCGAAACTGTAAGAGGAATAACGGTCTTCTTCTGGTTCGGGCGAACCGTAAGAGGACGTGCTGCGAGAATCTGCGTAAGTTGGCTGAATGTTGTTTGAATGCGCCGAGACTGATGCGGATTGTTTGTCGCTAGACTGTGCGGATGTTGCGGCGGATTGTGTGTCGTTTGACTGCGCGGAACTTGCGTTGTTGTAGAAAGCCTGGGCCTTCTGCATAAAGGCGGCAAACTCCTCGTCGCTCATCTGCTGGACGGATTGCTCGTTCAGTTCCTGGATGTCGTTGATTGAACTGTCTTCCTTGACGTTTGTGCTGCAGGAATCGCCGTAAATTGTATTGCTTGAAATGCTTGCGCTATTGGAATTGTCCGCGATTTCTTCGGTCTCGTCTACAGGCTCAAATGTGTGGGCGCGTTCTTCTGAATCGTCATCATCGTTAGCGCCGAATTCAGGGATCGAACTCTTGCTAAGCACAGGGGCTTCGTCTTCGAAGCTTGACGATTCAAATGTCGGAATGTCAGCGCTTTCCAAAATTGCGGACTGCGTGGAATCTTGGTTCGAAGTTGCGGCATCTTCGCTAGTGGATGCTTCTGCGGACTGCGCGGGAACTTGGATTGTTGACTGCGCTGCTTCAGTTGTGGATGGCACGGATTCTTGATTCGGTGCAGTTTCTGCACTTTCTGGAGTTGTGGGCTGCTGTGCATCCCCAACGGGTGCGCTTGCAGCCTGCTGCGCACCTTCGGCGGCGTCAGCTTCCGCAATCATGTCGGCAAACGGATTGTCCTGCACTTCGGAAATATCTTCGCGACCTTCCAACATCGCGTTGAGGTCTTCTTCGGTGACGTTCCTGCCGCGTTCCGTCCAAAGCACGGCTTCGCGCATCGTAGCGGCAAGGTCGCCCACGCTCTTTTCCTTGGAACGCGCGATTGCCTGGCTGCGGATTGTTTCCACAAGCCCCGCCTTGACTTCGGGATCCTTGCTGAAGAACACAGTCTCGTGCGCCATTTCATCGGCGTACTCGGGGTTGTTCTTCTTGCGGTAAATCCAGATTGGTCCGAAAAGTTCACTCTGACGGAAAACGATATCGTCCGTCTTGATCATTTCAAGCATAGCCATGAACGTCACCGCCGCGACAATCGGGTGCGAATCGTTGTCGAGCAAGTCTTCAAAAAGCGCACGTCCATGCACGTTCAAAAAGTTGTTGATCGCCTGCTGACGGTCCTGAATCGTCACGTAGTCCAATTCAATGTGGTGGATCGTCTCGGAAATCTTTGTCTTTAAGCTCTTTTGGTAAGCGCGGAAAAGCTGCCAGATGTTCGCGTCGGCAAGCGTGTCGTCATCGCTCTGTGTCTTTTCGAGGCGCCCACGGGAATACGTTCCGAAGTTCTTCGCTTCCATTTCCTGGAGACCGCTTGCCACCTGCTTGAAACGCTGGTATTCCAACATTTCTTTCATGAGTTTTTCGCGGTCTTCGTTGTATTCCTCTTCCATCTCCGGATCGCGTTCTTCGGCCGGGAGCAGTTCCTGCACCTTGAGCGCCATCAGGCGGCTTGCCATAAACAAGAAGTCGCCCGCCTTGGAAAGGTCTGTTTCGGAATACTCGTTCA
The genomic region above belongs to Fibrobacter sp. UWB4 and contains:
- a CDS encoding lamin tail domain-containing protein gives rise to the protein MNTKKWLAVGTCASMLGMFSACSDEKKNPVIPDDPESSSSAEVVPNSSGEVNPNSSSVTTASSSSVTNLMSSSSNPEDTILDSNATYMGVSEIMYNAPGGSVLEWVEVYIKNGPDLTNMQLSNVRLDGAVSFAFPAESLKKDEYVIVTNDVALFKQTYPSLPAGCRVFGPWGKDPKTNAVAKLVNEGDVVDVKVRGEGDVSAAFSSNPPWPSLADGKGRTLVYKGSGNEADPTSWGASAVENGNPCVGGDKVIDGSTVRLNEIKPYDINATENKDGWIELYNIGSAPVDVAGWELESKLKGKKWTIGGANTVVPANGYLLLEASATVFGEGLFLSDNGDDIYLYEAAAGVRTGKESSLLISAGKQSSGVVEVAGSVAQGAMATETPGAANSALKAGPIFISEIHYHENEQDLKDLEFLELVNKGATDVALVESVNNTPQGWKIEGINMEFVSGDVIPAGGKMVLFDDSLKAYEAQLRDRYSIDAAVPIRFYAGKLSNRGETVAVKKPYSYVTKSDGTKQWYYELSDATLYSDRWPNMYAADGKGMSLNRKDFTTMGYGYTAWEVKAPTPGK
- a CDS encoding ABC transporter permease, giving the protein MILTVLPVGVSVFMLEMFSSEIVQHVPIGVLKQDKSLLADRLERALEASPVLDIKMNCHDMNECEHAVIRGDLQTFIIIPTELERRALRLEAPVIPVYSSGQNYLTNMFATKEIRAVITDVGAKLYTASFEDPIKTEIHSVGNIEGNYQGFLALGLVSAMFHLAAMLVAVYVGSFPLRDRRVRELYHSAEESWVTLGTALFIPMIVILWLEYMGCYAYTHRMLMPMGFNEFVLVSVAQLLMVVCCVGAGMTFVGVTGVMRIATGVAGVIGGPAFAFAGQTFPVMAMPFAVRCFAFVLPLTHVLRVQSMMLLGDVGMAESWEVIKLMGGMAIFWALLGCFTISYRWKYRLEHASMLPVIVDETPIDVERALQEARKQYQEAKK
- a CDS encoding polyphosphate polymerase domain-containing protein is translated as MAEARGFSLLERFELKYHIPVEWADRIGAFLAPYCEEDYYSKITPGGFYWITNLYLDSPTWTFLGWKKKQLLDRFNMRIRTYGEHPAQDGTFHFECKRKIRNICYKSRATIKGINPGEVWHMKPEEWPCKGEKDRMYLKDFLYKTELHNAHPRLLTQYKRRAWFGLREEYSRVTIDTGMRFREENGFDYTVDPHYMHSTGLPRFFQPGADAVLELKCPAAQMPYWMFDLIRALNLKHGAFSKFGNAAAEWKRVYENPRRFKSPYWTSLAGNF
- a CDS encoding HlyD family secretion protein; translation: MNALKMIGKVVVVLALIVLVIMGISQLQQFATQPREQFLQGQMEARRVLVAGKVPGRIERLYVHEGDVVYKDSLIAVISSPEIEAKKMQARGALGAAKAQASKARNGARSEDIAALKAMADRAQEAATLAKNTYNRVQKLYNEGVLPLQKRDEAETQMKASQSAADAARAQYNQAVAGARSEDKAAANALVMQAKGANAEVDAYLEETKIRTPITGEVSLKLAEEGEVVGSGMPIIAVTDLSDSWAVFHLREDYLKNVYKGKKFKLHIPALDRDAEMTVSYIASVGDYATWRSSKESSGFDLKTFEVRMRPVEKVPNLRPGMSVLFPVEAFK
- a CDS encoding ABC transporter permease; translated protein: MISRLLKVTLTEWKLFVTDPAAVLLLVVAGILYAFYYPTAYVNQTVSRVPVAIVDLDHSAKSRELTRMASATQQVEVKAVYNDILEAETAMAREDVFGFMVIPENMEKDLLKKKPTTINIFTHGAYVMLHGTIGTAFSTCALTVGAVSKVKAIALSKHVPSAKAMAMRDPIPISVQTLFNNTGSYSNYVVPSVLVIILQQSLIIGICIMGGARGHRRFRKNNRYSAVENESMPYRYLGRSLAYFLHYCCFILFYHCFIYNLFDFPRRGELLPMTVFAVVFLASVINFGMCLSQVFLHRESSMQLFLNLSIPILFLANFSWPSYLMPGWMVWLSYVLPSTFAVPAWLSIEQMGGDIYDVAPKLYLLALQAVIYLVLGMILTHFRDRTHFKTGDM
- a CDS encoding TolC family protein, whose amino-acid sequence is MKRYFAFILSGCVAANATALSLQDALDMAMANNSKIKAEKAKVDIAESGKDEAFARFLPTVSLSAGITKIDDPINIDLGRIQQPLTDIAGAAAYSKAYLATYNGAYAKAYQEALTQAKSAGLDDKTAKAAVDAKAAEIWKGVVNSKDANDAAMQMAESKEKESSDKIKNSDFNMKVQDDWFFNARLTVVWPIFTGLKIYSAYDAAKENVNARKAEFEMAQNTVLMDVATKYFTLRLCEELVVMRESTKRDLAEHLERSKKLEEGGQISKTERLRAEVALAEAENAYEDALRDQSLARMALASLLHTDTSLTATTPVEAPEGVRPMEEFKQLAIEHHPGLRQLRIERKRNQNAISAARADYFPTIALFGYKELYTKDLTLLEPEWAVGAKLQWDIFKGGDTRAKVSSAKAMDRSLGSLEEETIDNLKLLVEKRWRELEHAKGRLSSLVKTRELAVEALRSQNKAYEAGLATGLEVVDAELALSRLQVADIKAHYDAVIAWLGLLEAAGEVSTAGNVLVSKQLVVEKPVAASTSSATESAESATDARLSEQGEGSSEASDATRHPEQGDIRDLGLQPLSGVRFEGAGSSEVSAEQNLETENK